The following coding sequences lie in one Salmo salar chromosome ssa13, Ssal_v3.1, whole genome shotgun sequence genomic window:
- the fignl2 gene encoding fidgetin-like protein 2, with protein MLSPIVPYSLYKMHWNPEHAQSLSQWPEQHLDVSSTTSSPAHKSELYAAGRTHGRGGSTHGYAWANDDIGALTASNLLKSYAEKYSGVLDSPYNRPPGPAVGAYPEPGAFGGLNGLKTELDPWPLSHSAEGPYPGSLDGLSGPKAGATSAGPPGASSVSVVNSNLSDSGYSGSSSCSGSHSGDYNPPSYNSTYLSSGYCPGPLPGSALPPASLHHPHQPTPTLVPSYSPSTQVYNYPPTSYPHQPSLAPAYSHPSAGYLHSGLVAPTPLPSRPTVVGGSYSYQESGGGVKRKAFDMSLEEEGEGSRYRKYSGYDPMKSGGGGDSLSPYSMGDKGNIRFTTGSTDPLAFKPSKPSSQPLVSPPYMVAVAGENSPAAGMTGENGGGGSENQGFSHSQQQQQQHRSSQAHNQKRPSLHGQGQPGSGPGETASLKSPDPMVLDLVNGEVLDCSPALLWGELTGLTHVKAALEEELLWPCLRPSPAILPPATVLLFGPRGSGKTTLARSMAAQLGASFYRLSGAMLASKGKVEAEGILEATLQVAGARQPSVVLLSEVEALEDEEGLRQVLLSALEKAQMGLGSAGGDPGLVIVVCTTGRPDLLQDTVHRSFAKHYHVGLPDAGMRRQVLLQTLVPQGCSLSDRELGAVLQRSEGFSVWELLQLCQQALSSASSSGPQGPLHSLSGQATGPPALKDFENAFCKVRPQSHATPKELDTCMEWSKVYSH; from the exons ATGCTGAGTCCTATTGTCCCCTATA GCCTGTATAAGATGCACTGGAACCCGGAGCATGCCCAGTCCCTCAGCCAGTGGCCTGAGCAGCACCTGGATgtgtcctccaccacctcctcgcCGGCCCACAAGTCCGAGCTGTACGCCGCTGGCCGCACCCACGGCCGAGGAGGCTCCACCCACGGCTACGCCTGGGCCAATGACGACATTGGTGCCCTAACCGCCTCCAATCTGCTGAAGAGCTATGCAGAGAAGTACTCTGGTGTTCTAGACTCGCCCTACAACCGTCCACCGGGGCCCGCTGTAGGGGCCTACCCAGAGCCAGGGGCCTTCGGGGGCCTCAATGGCCTCAAGACTGAGCTGGATCCCTGGCCCCTGAGCCACAGTGCGGAGGGGCCCTACCCCGGGTCCCTGGATGGTCTGTCAGGCCCCAAGGCTGGGGCCACATCAGCAGGGCCCCCAGGGGCCAGCAGTGTGTCAGTGGTCAACAGTAACCTCTCAGACTCTGGATATAGTGGTAGCAGCTCCTGCTCTGGGTCTCACTCCGGTGACTACAACCCCCCCAGCTACAACAGTACCTACCTCTCGTCTGGGTACTGCCCTGGGCCCCTGCCTGGCTCAGCACTTCCCCCCGcctccctccaccaccctcaCCAGCCCACGCCCACCCTGGTACCCAGCTACTCGCCCTCTACCCAAGTTTACAACTACCCACCAACCAGCTACCCCCACCAGCCCAGCCTGGCCCCCGCTTACAGTCACCCCTCTGCAGGGTACTTACACTCCGGGCTGGTCGCCCCTACTCCTCTCCCCTCCCGGCCCACCGTAGTCGGGGGTAGCTACAGCTACCAGGAGTCTGGAGGTGGGGTGAAGAGGAAGGCATTTGACATGTCattggaagaggagggggaaggttCTCGATACAGGAAGTATTCAGGCTACGACCCAATGAAGTCcggaggaggaggggactctctctctccctacagcaTGGGGGATAAAGGAAACATCAGATTCACCACAGGCAGCACAGATCCCCTGGCATTTAAGCCCAGTAAGCCCTCCTCCCAGCCCCTGGTATCCCCTCCCTATATGGTGGCTGTAGCAGGGGAGAACAGCCCGGCAGCAGGGATGACTGGAGAGAACGGAGGAGGAGGGTCAGAAAACCAGGGCTTCTCCCACtcccagcagcaacagcagcagcaccgCTCCTCCCAGGCTCACAACCAGAAACGCCCCTCCCTCCACGGCCAGGGCCAGCCTGGGTCTGGACCAGGGGAGACAGCCAGCCTAAAGAGTCCAGACCCCATGGTTCTGGATCTAGTCAACGGGGAAGTGCTGGACTGCAGCCCAGCCCTGCTATGGGGGGAGCTGACTGGGCTGACCCATGTCAAGGCTGCCCTGGAGGAGGAGCTGTTGTGGCCCTGTCTAAGGCCCAGCCCCGCCATCCTCCCCCCAGCCACCGTGCTGCTGTTCGGCCCCCGGGGAAGCGGGAAGACCACCCTGGCCCGCTCCATGGCCGCCCAGCTGGGGGCCTCCTTCTATAGGCTCAGCGGGGCCATGTTAGCTTCTAAAGGCAAGGTGGAGGCCGAGGGGATCCTGGAGGCCACGCTGCAGGTGGCGGGGGCGAGACAGCCTTCTGTTGTGCTGCTCAGTGAAGTGGAGGCtctggaggatgaggaggggctGAGGCAGGTGTTGCTATCCGCCCTGGAGAAGGCCCAGATGGGGTTAGGTTCGGCGGGGGGAGACCCTGGGCTGGTGATCGTGGTGTGTACCACCGGCAGGCCAGACCTGCTCCAGGATACGGTACATCGGAGCTTCGCCAAGCACTACCACGTGGGCCTGCCAGATGCGGGGATGCGGAGACAGGTGCTGCTGCAGACGCTAGTGCCCCAGGGATGTTCTCTCAGTGACAGGGAACTGGGGGCTGTACTGCAGCGGTCAGAGGGCTTCTCTGTGTGGGAGCTGCTGCAGCTCTGCCAGCAGGCCCTATCCTCAGCATCCTCCTCGGGCCCACAGGGGCCCTTACACAGCCTTTCAGGACAGGCTACGGGGCCCCCAGCCCTCAAAGACTTTGAGAACGCCTTCTGCAAGGTGCGTCCGCAGTCGCACGCCACCCCGAAAGAACTGGACACTTGTATGGAGTGGAGCAAGGTGTACAGCCACTGA